Proteins encoded within one genomic window of Oncorhynchus keta strain PuntledgeMale-10-30-2019 chromosome 12, Oket_V2, whole genome shotgun sequence:
- the LOC118391716 gene encoding glial cell line-derived neurotrophic factor-like, translated as MKLWDVLATCLLFLSSVSTRPLYQNLQPAKRAHYSDWHSDSLSPSVEEPEPEFQSESHSLQEISMEEKYDITGPYPDQFEDVMDFIKATIGRLRRSSEPAGGSRGRREQREQGRQRGAANIDRRGGGRGVGRGGRGEKKGRGRGGKGRSSERGEQRMKPVEGRGCLLKEVHLNVTDLGLGYRTKEELIFRYCSGPCSDAETNYDKILNNLTHNKKLVKDTPSRTCCRPITFDDDLSFLDDNNEDYHILRKHSARKCGCV; from the exons ATGAAGTTATGGGATGTTTTGGCCACGTGTTTGTTGTTCCTGAGCTCCGTCTCCACACGCCCCCTTTACCAAAACCTTCAGCCTGCCAAAAGAGCACACTACTCAGATTGGCATAGTGATTCTCTGTCCCCGTCTGTGGAGGAACCAGAGCCAGAGTTCCAGTCGGAGTCTCACAGCCTGCAAGAGATTTCCATGGAAGAAAAAT ATGACATCACAGGCCCATATCCGGACCAGTTTGAGGATGTAATGGATTTTATCAAGGCTACCATTGGCAGACTGAGAAGATCATCAGAGCCCGCCGGCGGCTCaaggggaaggagggagcagagagagcaggggagacagagaggagcagcAAACATAGAccgaagagggggagggagaggagtggggagaggagggcgtggGGAGAAGAAGGGTCGGGGGCGAGGGGGCAAAGGGAGGAGCAGTGAAAGAGGGGAGCAGCGGATGAAGCCGGTTGAAGGCCGAGGCTGCTTGCTAAAAGAGGTCCATCTCAACGTCACAGACTTAGGGTTGGGCTACCGGACCAAAGAGGAGCTGATCTTCCGGTACTGCAGCGGGCCTTGTTCAGATGCAGAGACCAACTATGACAAGATCCTCAACAACCTCACCCACAACAAGAAGCTGGTCAAGGACACACCCTCCCGCACCTGCTGTCGACCAATCACGTTTGACGATGATCTGTCATTCCTGGATGACAACAACGAGGACTACCACATTCTGCGGAAGCATTCCGCCCGCAAATGTGGCTGTGTCTGA